In Dysgonomonadaceae bacterium zrk40, one genomic interval encodes:
- a CDS encoding TonB-dependent receptor → MKGRNCFTSRGIFMLLFGMLSVTLFAQNLTVRGTVTDESGMTVIGATIIVEGDASRGTVTDIDGNYTLEGVQPNGSLRISYVGMKSQVIPVNGREIINVVLLSDTELLDELVVVGFGTQRKENLTGAVSAVSADDLTARPVNNVVEALQGIVPGMNITTGANGGALNATQRFNIRGIGTIGTGSSVSPLVLIDGMEGDMNTLNPNDIENISVLKDAAASSIYGSRAPGGVILITTKKGKSGKPSINYNNSFRFLSPLNMPEMADSYNFALAVNDQLGNGGQAPMYSENKLQQILDFQQGKSTQFMWERGGRWNSFDDPERQDIMPAGNTDWLKTHFGNSFTQEHALSINGGNDVSQYYFSGNYLDQGGLLNYGDDSKKRYTVTARLNSQLSDWLEMGYTARFSRSDYQAPSFTGGDDISWNVFYFDLIRYWPVIPVKDPNGYYTAESKVYQIQDGGHEKIQNDVFTQQLSFRFEPVEKWITNVELNYKTGNYFRHRDWQTAYAYDVDEIPYAIANQTTGVNEYAYKSNFFNPNIYSEYSRELGEGHNIKGMAGFQAELYTDRNLSGSQDNIAAGIPTLNTTTTNARTGGGYGHWATAGYFGRVNYDYKGRYLLEANLRYDGTSRFLEDQRWNLFPSFSAGWNVAREDFFEDYTDIISNLKPRVSWGQLGNQNTDNWYPFYRVIGRGNANGGWLLDGKRPNTAWESSLVSALLTWEKTETLNVGVDLSMFRNRFNATFDWFQRKSIDMVGPAPELPHILGIATPRVNNLDMKSKGWELQLIWRDMIEEFRYGASLSLSDNTVTIDRYPNESKSLSTYYPGAMIGDIWGYETIGIAQTNEEMQSHLSSMQNGAQSALGSNWGAGDIMYRDLNGDGKIDGGRNTVEDSGDRRIIGNSNPRYNFGLNMDAAYKGFDLKLFFQGTLKRDYMPGSGTTLFWGAVGYWQTNFFEPHLDYFRPADTKSPLGPNLDAYYPRPLENGRNRVSQTRFLQNAAYARLKNVTLGYTLPENITGRFAVNNLRLFVSGENLFTLTGLKIYDPETAGIGGWDGATYPLSKSLSVGLNVTL, encoded by the coding sequence ATGAAAGGTAGAAATTGTTTTACAAGCAGAGGGATATTCATGCTGTTGTTCGGCATGCTATCCGTTACCCTCTTTGCCCAGAATCTCACTGTCAGAGGTACAGTGACAGATGAAAGCGGGATGACCGTGATCGGAGCCACCATCATTGTGGAAGGAGATGCAAGCAGGGGAACTGTGACAGACATCGACGGGAACTACACACTTGAAGGCGTCCAACCAAACGGATCCCTGCGCATCAGCTATGTGGGTATGAAATCCCAGGTCATCCCGGTAAACGGAAGAGAAATAATCAACGTAGTACTCCTATCCGACACCGAACTGTTGGATGAGCTGGTAGTAGTGGGTTTCGGCACACAGCGAAAAGAGAACTTAACCGGAGCGGTATCTGCGGTCAGCGCAGATGATCTGACCGCACGCCCTGTGAACAATGTTGTGGAAGCATTGCAGGGTATTGTACCGGGTATGAATATCACCACCGGTGCAAACGGTGGTGCTTTAAATGCAACACAACGTTTTAACATTCGTGGGATAGGTACCATCGGAACAGGTTCGAGCGTATCTCCGCTGGTGTTGATCGACGGGATGGAGGGAGACATGAATACCCTCAATCCGAACGACATAGAGAACATCTCGGTATTGAAAGATGCAGCAGCCTCTTCCATATACGGTTCACGCGCTCCCGGAGGTGTTATTCTGATCACCACGAAGAAGGGTAAAAGTGGAAAACCAAGTATCAACTACAACAATAGCTTCCGCTTTCTATCGCCACTAAATATGCCGGAGATGGCTGACTCCTATAACTTTGCCCTGGCAGTGAACGACCAGCTGGGAAATGGTGGTCAGGCCCCCATGTACAGTGAAAACAAACTGCAGCAGATACTGGATTTTCAACAGGGCAAATCGACCCAGTTCATGTGGGAAAGAGGCGGACGATGGAACTCATTTGATGACCCCGAGAGACAGGACATCATGCCCGCAGGGAATACAGATTGGCTCAAAACACATTTCGGCAACAGTTTCACCCAGGAACATGCCTTGAGCATCAACGGTGGCAACGATGTGAGCCAATATTATTTCTCCGGCAATTATCTCGATCAGGGAGGATTGCTCAATTATGGTGATGACAGTAAAAAGAGATACACTGTAACGGCCAGATTGAACAGCCAACTGAGTGACTGGCTGGAGATGGGTTATACAGCTCGTTTTTCAAGATCTGACTATCAGGCACCCTCCTTCACCGGCGGTGATGACATCAGTTGGAACGTCTTTTACTTCGACCTGATTCGTTACTGGCCGGTTATTCCGGTGAAGGATCCCAACGGATACTATACCGCAGAGTCGAAAGTATACCAGATTCAGGACGGCGGCCACGAGAAGATACAGAACGATGTCTTCACGCAGCAGCTCTCCTTCCGCTTTGAACCCGTTGAAAAATGGATAACAAACGTGGAGTTAAACTACAAGACCGGAAATTACTTCAGACATCGTGATTGGCAGACAGCATACGCTTATGACGTAGACGAAATTCCCTACGCAATCGCCAATCAGACAACCGGTGTGAACGAATACGCCTACAAAAGTAACTTCTTCAATCCCAATATCTATTCGGAATACAGCAGGGAACTGGGAGAAGGACATAACATCAAGGGGATGGCCGGCTTTCAGGCGGAGCTTTACACCGATCGCAATCTTTCAGGATCACAGGACAACATAGCAGCGGGAATCCCCACTCTGAATACCACTACCACAAATGCCAGAACAGGTGGCGGTTACGGGCACTGGGCGACAGCAGGTTATTTCGGACGTGTCAATTATGATTACAAGGGTCGATATCTGCTGGAGGCAAACCTGCGGTATGACGGCACTTCACGGTTCCTGGAAGATCAACGATGGAACCTGTTCCCTTCCTTTTCTGCCGGCTGGAACGTAGCCAGGGAAGACTTCTTTGAAGATTACACCGACATCATCAGCAACCTCAAACCGAGGGTTTCCTGGGGGCAACTAGGAAACCAAAATACCGATAACTGGTATCCATTCTACAGGGTAATTGGCAGGGGTAATGCCAACGGAGGATGGCTGCTTGACGGCAAAAGGCCCAATACGGCATGGGAATCTTCACTTGTTTCAGCGTTGCTCACATGGGAGAAAACAGAGACATTGAATGTTGGGGTTGACCTTTCCATGTTTCGCAATAGGTTCAATGCCACCTTCGATTGGTTCCAACGTAAGTCAATTGACATGGTGGGACCAGCACCTGAGTTACCACATATTCTCGGCATTGCCACACCGCGTGTCAACAACCTGGATATGAAATCTAAAGGATGGGAATTGCAATTGATCTGGCGCGATATGATCGAAGAGTTCCGTTATGGAGCAAGCCTGAGCCTTTCGGACAATACCGTCACGATTGACAGATACCCGAACGAATCCAAATCGCTCTCTACTTATTACCCGGGAGCGATGATTGGTGACATCTGGGGATACGAAACGATTGGTATTGCACAGACAAATGAAGAGATGCAATCTCACCTGAGCTCGATGCAGAATGGTGCTCAGAGTGCCCTGGGTTCAAACTGGGGTGCGGGTGACATCATGTACAGAGATCTCAACGGCGACGGCAAAATTGACGGAGGAAGAAATACCGTTGAAGATTCGGGTGACCGCAGAATTATCGGGAACTCCAATCCGCGTTATAACTTTGGACTGAACATGGATGCAGCTTACAAGGGTTTTGACCTGAAGCTCTTCTTCCAGGGTACACTGAAAAGAGATTACATGCCAGGCAGTGGCACCACTCTCTTCTGGGGTGCGGTGGGTTATTGGCAGACCAACTTCTTTGAACCACATCTTGACTATTTCAGGCCGGCCGACACCAAAAGTCCGCTGGGGCCTAACCTTGATGCCTATTATCCCAGACCACTTGAAAACGGACGTAACCGTGTCAGTCAGACACGCTTCCTGCAAAATGCAGCCTATGCACGTCTTAAGAATGTCACACTGGGTTACACACTCCCTGAAAATATTACCGGTCGTTTCGCGGTGAATAACCTTCGTCTTTTCGTTTCAGGTGAGAACCTCTTCACCCTTACAGGCTTGAAGATCTACGACCCTGAAACAGCAGGTATTGGAGGTTGGGACGGAGCTACTTACCCTCTCTCTAAAAGCCTTTCAGTAGGCCTTAATGTAACGCTCTAA